In the Dasypus novemcinctus isolate mDasNov1 chromosome 16, mDasNov1.1.hap2, whole genome shotgun sequence genome, CTCGCCGCTCAACGGCTTCCTCAGCTACGTGCAGGCGCGGGGCCTGGAGCTGAAgcccgggggcggcggcggctccGGGGACGCCTtcggggcggcggcggcgctgcTGGCGCGGGGCTCTTGGCCCCACCCCGCGGCGCcaggcgggggcggcgggggcccgGGCGGCCGGTCCTCACCCGACCTGGCCTCGTCCCCGCGCCGCCCGCgggagccccccaccccagccgagGCCGTGTACAGCATCTCCCGCGAGCGCtcggcgggggcggcggccgccAGCGGCAGCAGCAGCCCCGCGCCCTGCAGCCGCCCCGGGAGCTGGGGCCGCCGGAGCACCGCCAGCTCCCTCGTGGGCTCCTCGCTGAGCGCCTTCGCGCTGCTGCCCCTGCAGGGGGACCGCGACGGGGACGCGGAGGGCGCGAGTCGCGGCTGGCCGAGGCCCCCCGGGGAGCGCGGCTCCCAAGAGATTCCGCGGGACGAGCTGGACCTGAGCCTGGGCGACCTCCGCGGAGCCCGGGGCCGCGCGCGCGGGACGCGGGGCGCGCTGGAGGAGGCCGGGGGCCCGGGCGGCCGCCTGCCCAGGACCGGCAGGGAAGCGGCCCTGCGGCGCCGCAGCACCAGCGGGCTCCCGGACTACCGCGCGCCGCCGTCCCCGGAGCCCCCGCCTTCCCCGCGCAGCGCCGACCTGGACTCCAGCCTCCTGGCCGAAGCTGCCTCCTCCGAGCCCCCCTCGGGCCCGGAGGACTCGCCCCCAGCCACAAGGGGCTCTCGAAGCTCCCTGGAGGAGGACCCAGCCAGCAGCAATAAGGGCTACACCCCGCTGCGGGAGGCCGGCACCTCCCTGGAGTCGGCGGGGGACTCGGGGTCGGGTGAGAACCCAGACTGGGCGGCTGACTCCGGCCCGGGCGCGGAGGGGAGCCCCCCGGAGACCTGCATCCAGGAGCCCCCGGCGGCAGAGCCACTGCAGCGGGTCCAGAGGCAGTTTACAAACAAGGAGAAACTCCTGATGATTTCCCGGTCTCATGCCGTAGGGTTAGAAGACGGAGAACTGGAGAGCACTGGCATTTAGAGAGAGGAGGCATGAGGGCTGGAAGTGCAGAGCCAGGGAAGAGAGAAGATGGGAGAAATGCCTCCTGGAATCGGGGCATTTAACAGTTCCCGCTTTCCTTTGTGGACTTATCTGAGGAAATCATTCAATACCCAAAGAGCTGCAGAATGTTAGCCTTGAATTGCTTCACCAGATTTCTGTAGATAACtccaagcaatttttttttaaagcaaactaGTCTTTTATGTCCGATGGTGATTGTATGTTCCAGGAAAACCAAATGTATCAAAAGGTCAGCAATCTATCTAGTTCATTAGATaaaattctcttaattttcttagggtcaaaagaatatatttttttgacaGTAACTGTGCACTTTACTCcaccttttttttaaatccctaacTCCCCTAAACCCCTATACTCTGCTGCTGGTTTTGTCCATAGCTGCTTGTGAATGACAagcttttttctctccctccctttgcGGAGTATAGAAGGGTTTGTCTCCGTTCTTTTAGAACTGACCTTTCTAAATGAAGTCAGGCCAAAAGCATGAGTATGCCGGGAAAGTGTACTTTCCTTGCCTGGTCCTACTCTGCTCGCACAACCGCCCAAaggtctcttttttaaaagggtatttgcATTTTGTTACTAAGGTGTCCAGTGGAGACTGGAGGGGACCACAGCCTAGATGGACTGTTACATTCCTAAGTTCACAATATTAAGTACATGATGCTTTATTGAGTATTATCACACTTGTATTGACAAtagcaacaataataaaaatcttcTTAAATAAAAGTTTCCAAACAAACAGTTAAACATAACATTGCCTCATTTTGCCTGGGAACTAATGCTCCTAAAGAATTTAACAGCTCAGCTGGTAAAGCTAAACTATTTTGCTGTGACACTGCTCCTAGGACTGTTAGCGACTTTCCCCTCAAGTGCTTAGGACCCTCCTCATtcaattccctgtattttttaacttttaagtaTAAGGTAGAATTTAACATTTAGGAGTTTCTCCTTCAAACAGAATGAAaagcattaaataaaatgtaattttcaatAAAACATCTAGTATTAGTGTGCAGTGTGCCAGGCTTAATATCCCCCTCCCATCTTCCTGGATTTGACTTTACATTCATGAGCTTGAACCCATGGTCTACATATGCTAAAAGGTAATGTTTTAGGGagcaggtatagttcagtggttgagcacctgcttcccatgttcgagATCCCATGTTCAACTGCAGtacctccaggaaaaaaaaaaagtcatgttttAATAATCTGGTAGATTGTTTACATctgattttattaaaattcaaGGGCTTAAGTTTTGAGtataatatacaaataatttaCACTCTTGATGACCACTTACTTTGGGTGAGAGCTGGGAGCCTTGAGAGTGGAG is a window encoding:
- the TMEM200C gene encoding transmembrane protein 200C; the encoded protein is MIATGGLLRISARKQDPLRPPSQVPKRKRKAKKRRKNDVVVVKGKLKLCSISGLIALCGILVLLVGIAMAVVGYWPKANGASREGGKQPSPAGSSHRTATTAGSGGAGGSRNRSRSHLGAPGGVNASSVGAPRSTPPARAAAPGPSSSTAVGFFVHIFSGYLHSDKLKVFGPLIMGIGIFLFICANAVLHENRDKKTKVINLRDLYSTVIDVHSLRAKDLAAAAAAAAAAAASSAPATPGASPLNGFLSYVQARGLELKPGGGGGSGDAFGAAAALLARGSWPHPAAPGGGGGGPGGRSSPDLASSPRRPREPPTPAEAVYSISRERSAGAAAASGSSSPAPCSRPGSWGRRSTASSLVGSSLSAFALLPLQGDRDGDAEGASRGWPRPPGERGSQEIPRDELDLSLGDLRGARGRARGTRGALEEAGGPGGRLPRTGREAALRRRSTSGLPDYRAPPSPEPPPSPRSADLDSSLLAEAASSEPPSGPEDSPPATRGSRSSLEEDPASSNKGYTPLREAGTSLESAGDSGSGENPDWAADSGPGAEGSPPETCIQEPPAAEPLQRVQRQFTNKEKLLMISRSHAVGLEDGELESTGI